Proteins encoded within one genomic window of Brassica rapa cultivar Chiifu-401-42 chromosome A09, CAAS_Brap_v3.01, whole genome shotgun sequence:
- the LOC103840843 gene encoding uncharacterized protein LOC103840843 encodes MSSSHALGSEQPLHHSTFADLQLGISSQSILARLLRYWDSPNVDNPSESMGITLLFLDEKDSMLSGFIPANQADDYRSSLQEGDVYEVAHFEVERCPHLYKLTENTFVIRFIAQTTLVKSISNGPVISLQKFMLRKHDHLQILANTNLELPDVVGQIQSVKGYGLTDPQIISPLLIRFLIEPTVKVYLSLWDDAAATFKGILNSEVRVHTVMVVTTVNPTKIGDKLYLNSTPATKLFFCSNLPPITEFTSRLRTAVGEEIPSYHDKTWINDTQLSSIGDLNMFLSNTTDQAPYFICKARIVEILTKNGWFYVSCTRCNKKIENSAASLRCNQCLISNVTGVVRYCVELLVDDGNNYATFVVFDKEMLKLTNQDAATLFLDQVNRGVNENLPQCIADLGGQEFLFHVRVTPSNPTPINRTFTVAAVSHTINPENPKINEDACVDVKCEEASTSASASKTSTAEVKQGGRKHPRD; translated from the exons ATGTCTTCTTCTCATGCTCTCGGTTCTGAACAACCCCTCCATCACTCAACTTTTGCCGATCTTCAGCTTGGAATATCTTCCCAGTCAATCCTTGCTCGCCTCCTCCGGTATTGGGACTCGCCAAACGTCGACAACCCCAGTGAATCCATGGGAATCACTTTGCTTTTCCTTGATGAGAAG GATTCAATGCTCAGCGGATTCATTCCTGCAAACCAAGCCGATGACTACCGTTCATCTTTACAAGAGGGTGACGTTTACGAAGTTGCACACTTTGAGGTTGAAAGATGCCCACATCTGTACAAGCTTACGGAAAATACTTTTGTAATCCGGTTCATCGCCCAAACAACTTTGGTTAAATCCATCAGCAATGGTCCTGTTATCAGCTTACAAAAATTCATGCTTCGCAAGCATGACCATCTCCAAATCCTAGCCAACACAAACTTAGAACTCCCAG ATGTTGTTGGTCAAATTCAATCTGTCAAAGGTTATGGCCTTACAGACCCTCAAATCATTTCTCCACTTCTCATCCGTTTCCTCATTGAACC CACCGTCAAAGTGTACTTGTCTTTATGGGACGATGCGGCAGCAACTTTTAAGGGTATCCTTAATTCAGAGGTTAGAGTCCACACCGTCATGGTGGTCACAACGGTCAACCCAACAAAAATTGGAG ATAAGCTTTACCTCAACTCCACACCAGCAACCAAATTGTTTTTCTGCTCCAATCTCCCACCCATCACAGAGTTCACTTCAAG GTTAAGAACTGCAGTGGGCGAAGAGATTCCCAGTTACCACGACAAAACATGGATCAATGACACGCAACTAAGCTCCATTGGAGATCTCAACATGTTCCTCTCCAACACTACCGACCAG GCACCTTATTTTATATGCAAAGCACGGATTGTTGAGATCTTGACCAAAAATGGCTGGTTTTATGTCTCATGCACTCGCTgcaacaaaaaaatagaaaattctgCTGCATCTCTCCGCTGCAACCAATGTCTTATCTCCAACGTCACCGGTGTTGTTAG GTACTGTGTTGAATTACTGGTTGATGATGGGAATAATTATGCAACTTTTGTGGTGTTCGACAAGGAGATGCTTAAGCTCACAAACCAAGATGCAGCAACTCTGTTTCTTGATCAG GTCAATCGTGGTGTCAACGAGAACCTTCCACAGTGCATAGCAGACCTTGGCGGGCAAGAATTTCTTTTCCACGTACGTGTCACACCATCCAATCCCACCCCAATCAACCGCACATTCACCGTCGCTGCAGTCAGTCACACTATCAACCCCGAG AATCCCAAGATCAATGAAGACGCATGTGTTGACGTGAAATGTGAGGAAGCATCCACTTCAGCTTCTGCCAGCAAGACGTCAACAGCTGAGGTCAAACAAGGTGGACGCAAGCACCCACGTGATTGA